A single window of Myxocyprinus asiaticus isolate MX2 ecotype Aquarium Trade chromosome 34, UBuf_Myxa_2, whole genome shotgun sequence DNA harbors:
- the LOC127425393 gene encoding nuclear pore complex protein Nup153-like isoform X1, giving the protein MAATGGGKIRSRRYHIASKPYAKGKQQPGLISRVTDTVKSIVPSWLHKYFKNGDVAEGEGAAVRVERNNVAPPPNGNDDAAPHPDGRDSPEPSTSNTEPSTSRASLNFQDALSRPPLNRTHLHFSSLDGSPALGDSSFLFSQPSTSTAPFSGSPFAVTSNFSLVKEIKDSSSQHEDDNISTTSGFSSRASDKDVPTSKTVPLLWSPETERIHSGSQPSQSGIKKPAFNLSVFGTSTSSVLNSSVLNSSQLGDSPFYPGKTTYGGASAIRTARTRPATPYQPPVRRQIKAKPAGAQPCGVTSATARRILQSLERMSSPLADAKRIPSSVSSPLSTSLNHTDLDISNFQSKRKRLESSVPPVQKLVVPAAAAVSGNRSISFRPSLTPGGVNRVVEKINRGTPVRQSPLVSEQASPPSTSSLFFPLSSTPAASSSGSGGGKMKRERTARPSTKRPDDEVAEEPVLPPASLPSNFTLPTFNFSSPPPNTLTSTTTPLKTVSEVPAANKEPAAPSTPPSVPFTFSSPIVKATAASPPSFSPSSGFTFSAPTMKTIPSFSNGKITPTVAPVKSAASQEKEFEGPFKPAEVLKQGSVLDILKGPGFSSPAQSSADKPLQTASLMQSTTSAPLSGFGDKFRPPAGSWSCGTCLLQNKSSDKKCVACLAPQPITDSASKLDSKPAETSASISSLFAPPAGSWECDTCLVRNKTEVVKCVACDTAKPGIGVKSSLTLPTLSETSSTLSAAPITTTSTTSSTATGLLGFGDKFKKPEGAWDCDVCCVQNKAQDVKCVSCQTPKPGAVATASVVLTPASAPASTAAPLIGFRDKFKKPEGSWECEVCCVQNKADDQQCVACQSAKPGAKIESKGFSSSFGVQSNSTNSSGFKFGTSSTDSTSAGLKFGGTFSDTTSTTGGFQFAFGSSSDSTSNSGSFKFGGSSSVASSGGIKLGSTSSETTSTSTNSTGGFTFGSSLATTPAFTSEEKAESQDSSAGFKFGGSGGITFGSQAAGSENSGFSFGDKPIEKTSSNSSFSFSVPESKAEKDDVPAPSETVSTTTTSGNGIPVFGKVAESSPAAPKFGEPAAKEPTQVTSNFTFGKPEGKKDTSVPSGTFLFSAPKEAEISTPSLGFSFSKLDPPKDLPKPTFAFGKSAESTEPQKPSFGFGQSVADTSAPKPTFGFMANSSSTPASSSSTPSLFGNPTTSSLAPTPPPTSTFIFGQSSSSEPIPAKTFMFGQQQDSLPAPPAAPSAAPAPAQPFQFGSGSNSATPAFTFGAAASSMPTSAVPAPSANPSPFVFSSATPTSGFGSGQTPIFGQGTSQTSAPAFGSAAPSFPATASPAFGAKPSSAPVFGQQANPAPTFGSAAAASTGQGGFQFGSTGGFGSSGSSSGVFGFGAGSAAPATPAVSPAMSTLNAPTGGFSFGQTPSFNIGSAKSSFTATPSGQNSIIGRKIKTAVRRRK; this is encoded by the exons CAGCCAGGCCTGATCAGTCGAGTGACAGATACAGTGAAGAGCATAGTCCCCTCCTGGCTGCACAAATACTTCAAAAATGGAGATGTTGCAGAGGGTGAAGGAGCTGCAGTCAGGGTGGAGCGGAACAATGTTGCTCCTCCCCCCAATGGCAATGATGATGCCGCCCCACACCCAGATGGACGAGACTCTCCAGAGCCGAGCACAAGTAACACAG AACCATCTACAAGCAGAGCATCATTGAACTTTCAGGATGCTCTGTCAAGACCCCCACTCAATCGCACACACCTGCATTTCTCCTCTCTGGACGGCTCCCCTGCACTAGGGGACTCAAGTTTCCTCTTCTCACAGCCCTCCACATCTACAGCACCCTTTTCGGGAAGCCCTTTCGCTGTAACCTCCAACTTTTCCCTGGTGAAGGAGATTAAAGATTCAAGCTCTCAGCATGAGGATGACAACATCTCCACCACCAGTGGCTTTTCGTCACGTGCATCTGATAAAG ATGTGCCCACATCAAAGACGGTGCCACTCCTCTGGTCTCCAGAGACGGAACGCATCCACTCTGGATCACAACCATCTCAGTCTGGCATTAAGAAACCAGCCTTCAACCTGTCAGTCTTCGGCACTTCCACATCA TCAGTGTTGAACAGTTCAGTGCTGAACTCCAGTCAGTTGGGGGATTCACCCTTCTACCCAGGGAAGACCACATATGGAGGAGCATCTGCGATCAGAACAGCGCGTACACGACCTGCTACCCCTTACCAG CCTCCAGTTAGAAGACAGATAAAAGCAAAGCCAGCTGGAGCTCAACCTTGTGGAGTAACCAGCGCGACAGCTAGACGCATTCTTCAGTCCCTGGAACGCATGTCCAGCCCTCTTGCT GATGCAAAAAGAATTCCGTCTTCAGTTTCTTCACCTTTGTCAACA TCATTGAATCACACAGACCTTGACATTTCAAATTTCCAGTCGAAGAGGAAAAGG CTGGAGTCGTCTGTCCCTCCTGTGCAGAAGCTGGTGGTCCCAGCAGCTGCTGCAGTGTCTGGTAACCGCTCAATATCCTTCAGACCATCACTCACCCCAGGTGGAGTAAACAGAGTTGTCGAAAAAATCAACAGAGGGACT CCTGTACGACAATCACCTCTGGTTTCAGAGCAGGCCTCCCCTCCAAG CACAAGCAGTTTGTTCTTTCCCTTGTCCAGCACCCCAGCGGCCAGCAGCTCTGGTTCAGGAGGGGGCAAAATGAAGAGGGAAAGGACCGCAAGACCTTCCACCAAACGACCCGACGATGAG GTTGCTGAGGAACCAGTTTTACCACCCGCCTCTCTCCCCAGCAATTTCACATTGCCCACCTTTAATTTCTCCTCTCCTCCCCCCAACACGCTGACCTCCACCACAACACCACTTAAAACTGTCTCTGAAGTACCTGCAGCAAACAAG GAGCCAGCTGCACCATCCACACCCCCATCTGTCCCCTTCACATTTTCTTCACCTATTGTCAAGGCAACAGCTGCCAGCCCTCCATCTTTTTCTCCATCA TCTGGATTCACCTTCAGTGCGCCTACCATGAAAACCATTCCTTCTTTCTCCAACGGGAAAATCACCCCAACAGTAGCACCAG TCAAATCAGCTGCCAGTCAAGAAAAGGAATTTGAAGGACCCTTCAAACCTGCAGAAGTCTTAAAACAGGGGAGTGTATTGGATATACTTAAGGGACCTG GATTTTCGTCCCCTGCTCAGAGCTCAGCTGACAAACCCTTACAGACTGCATCATTGATGCAGAGTACAACATCTGCTCCTCTTTCTGGTTTTGGTGACAAGTTTAGACCTCCTGCAGGTTCATGGAGCTGTGGCACTTGCCTGTTGCAAAATAAGTCCTCAGACAAAAAATGTGTGGCTTGTCTCGCACCACAACCCATTACAGACTCTGCCTCTAAATTGGACAGTAAACCTGCAGAGACCTCTGCAAGCATCAGTTCCCTCTTTGCCCCTCCAGCTGGTAGCTGGGAATGTGACACATGTCTGGTCAGGAACAAAACAGAAGTGGTTAAATGCGTAGCTTGTGACACAGCCAAACCTGGGATTGGAGTGAAATCCAGTCTGACTTTACCGACTCTCTCTGAGACCTCCTCCACCCTCTCTGCTGCCCCCATAACCACCACAAGCACCACTTCTTCTACAGCAACTGGACTGTTAGGATTTGGGGACAAATTTAAGAAGCCAGAGGGGGCTTGGGACTGTGATGTGTGCTGTGTTCAAAACAAGGCACAGGATGTGAAATGTGTGTCCTGTCAGACCCCTAAACCAG GAGCTGTAGCTACAGCTTCAGTGGTCCTGACTCCTGCCTCTGCACCTGCAAGCACTGCTGCACCTTTGATAGGATTCAGAGACAAGTTCAAGAAACCTGAAGGGAGCTGGGAGTGCGAGGTGTGCTGTGTTCAGAATAAGGCAGATGACCAGCAGTGTGTGGCCTGCCAGTCAGCAAAACCAGGAGCTAAAATAGAATCCAAAG GTTTTAGTTCTTCCTTTGGTGTTCAGTCCAACAGTACAAACTCATCTGGTTTCAAGTTTGGTACCAGCTCTACGGACTCAACCTCTGCTGGACTAAAGTTTGGGGGCACTTTTTCAGATACTACTTCCACCACAGGGGGATTTCAATTTGCATTTGGGTCCTCTAGTGACTCCACCTCAAATTCAGGATCCTTTAAATTTGGGGGCTCATCCTCTGTTGCCTCTTCTGGTGGAATCAAACTTGGCAGTACCTCCTCAGAAACCACATCAACAAGCACAAATTCAACAGGGGGCTTTACATTTGGTAGTTCTTTGGCCACAACTCCTGCGTTTACAAGTGAAGAGAAGGCTGAGTCTCAGGATTCTAGTGCAGGATTTAAATTTGGTGGCAGTGGTGGAATCACCTTTGGCTCTCAAGCTGCTGGCTCTGAAAACTCTGGTTTTTCATTTGGAGATAAACCTATTGAGAAAACAAGTTCCAATTCATCATTTAGTTTCTCAGTGCCCGAGTCCAAGGCAGAGAAAGATGATGTTCCTGCTCCCTCAGAAACagtttcaacaacaacaacatcaggAAACGGCATCCCTGTTTTTGGAAAAGTAGCTGAATCTTCTCCAGCTGCCCCAAAGTTTGGGGAACCAGCAGCAAAAGAGCCAACACAGGTGACGTCTAACTTCACCTTTGGAAAACCAGAAGGGAAAAAAGATACCTCAGTGCCCTCTGGTACATTCTTATTCAGTGCTCCCAAGGAAGCTGAGATATCAACGCCATCCTTGGGCTTCTCTTTCAGCAAGCTGGACCCTCCAAAAGATCTCCCCAAGCCTACATTTGCGTTTGGTAAATCTGCTGAATCAACAGAACCCCAGAAGCCATCATTCGGTTTTGGACAGAGTGTTGCAG ACACGTCTGCTCCAAAGCCAACTTTTGGCTTCATGGCCAACTCTTCAAGCACCCCTGCTTCCTCCAGCTCCACCCCCAGCCTTTTTGGCAACCCCACTACCTCTTCTCTGGCCCCCACCCCTCCTCCAACAAGTACCTTTATATTTGGCCAGAGTTCCTCTTCTGAACCTATCCCAGCAAAGACTTTTATGTTTGGACAGCAACAGGACAGCCTGCCAGCACCTcccgcagcaccttctgctgcaccTGCCCCAGCGCAACCTTTCCAATTCGGCTCGGGCTCAAACTCTGCCACCCCTGCTTTCACTTTTGGTGCTGCCGCATCCTCCATGCCAACCTCTGCTG TTCCTGCTCCCTCTGCCAACCCTTCCCCATTTGTCTTCAGTTCTGCCACACCCACATCTGGCTTTGGCTCTGGCCAGACCCCCATCTTTGGACAGGGCACGTCTCAGACCAGCGCTCCTGCGTTTGGGTCAGCAGCACCTTCATTCCCAGCCACAGCCTCCCCTGCCTTCGGAGCCAAGCCCAGTTCTGCCCCTGTATTTGGCCAGCAAGCCAACCCTGCACCTACATTTGGATCTGCTGCTGCTGCCTCCACAGGCCAAG GAGGGTTTCAGTTTGGAAGCACTGGTGGCTTTGGGTCATCAGGGAGCAGCAGTGGCGTGTTTGGCTTTGGCGCTGGATCAGCAGCTCCAGCAACACCTGCAGTCAGTCCAGCCATGTCCACTTTAAATGCTCCCACTGGAGGATTCAGCTTTGGTCAGACCCCTTCCTTTAACATTGG GTCAGCAAAGAGTTCATTCACCGCAACACCATCTGGACAGAATTCAATCATTGGGCGCAAAATCAAAACTGCTGTTCGACGCAGGAAATAG
- the LOC127425393 gene encoding nuclear pore complex protein Nup153-like isoform X2, with protein sequence MAATGGGKIRSRRYHIASKPYAKGKQQPGLISRVTDTVKSIVPSWLHKYFKNGDVAEGEGAAVRVERNNVAPPPNGNDDAAPHPDGRDSPEPSTSNTEPSTSRASLNFQDALSRPPLNRTHLHFSSLDGSPALGDSSFLFSQPSTSTAPFSGSPFAVTSNFSLVKEIKDSSSQHEDDNISTTSGFSSRASDKDVPTSKTVPLLWSPETERIHSGSQPSQSGIKKPAFNLSVFGTSTSSVLNSSVLNSSQLGDSPFYPGKTTYGGASAIRTARTRPATPYQPPVRRQIKAKPAGAQPCGVTSATARRILQSLERMSSPLADAKRIPSSVSSPLSTSLNHTDLDISNFQSKRKRLESSVPPVQKLVVPAAAAVSGNRSISFRPSLTPGGVNRVVEKINRGTPVRQSPLVSEQASPPSTPAASSSGSGGGKMKRERTARPSTKRPDDEVAEEPVLPPASLPSNFTLPTFNFSSPPPNTLTSTTTPLKTVSEVPAANKEPAAPSTPPSVPFTFSSPIVKATAASPPSFSPSSGFTFSAPTMKTIPSFSNGKITPTVAPVKSAASQEKEFEGPFKPAEVLKQGSVLDILKGPGFSSPAQSSADKPLQTASLMQSTTSAPLSGFGDKFRPPAGSWSCGTCLLQNKSSDKKCVACLAPQPITDSASKLDSKPAETSASISSLFAPPAGSWECDTCLVRNKTEVVKCVACDTAKPGIGVKSSLTLPTLSETSSTLSAAPITTTSTTSSTATGLLGFGDKFKKPEGAWDCDVCCVQNKAQDVKCVSCQTPKPGAVATASVVLTPASAPASTAAPLIGFRDKFKKPEGSWECEVCCVQNKADDQQCVACQSAKPGAKIESKGFSSSFGVQSNSTNSSGFKFGTSSTDSTSAGLKFGGTFSDTTSTTGGFQFAFGSSSDSTSNSGSFKFGGSSSVASSGGIKLGSTSSETTSTSTNSTGGFTFGSSLATTPAFTSEEKAESQDSSAGFKFGGSGGITFGSQAAGSENSGFSFGDKPIEKTSSNSSFSFSVPESKAEKDDVPAPSETVSTTTTSGNGIPVFGKVAESSPAAPKFGEPAAKEPTQVTSNFTFGKPEGKKDTSVPSGTFLFSAPKEAEISTPSLGFSFSKLDPPKDLPKPTFAFGKSAESTEPQKPSFGFGQSVADTSAPKPTFGFMANSSSTPASSSSTPSLFGNPTTSSLAPTPPPTSTFIFGQSSSSEPIPAKTFMFGQQQDSLPAPPAAPSAAPAPAQPFQFGSGSNSATPAFTFGAAASSMPTSAVPAPSANPSPFVFSSATPTSGFGSGQTPIFGQGTSQTSAPAFGSAAPSFPATASPAFGAKPSSAPVFGQQANPAPTFGSAAAASTGQGGFQFGSTGGFGSSGSSSGVFGFGAGSAAPATPAVSPAMSTLNAPTGGFSFGQTPSFNIGSAKSSFTATPSGQNSIIGRKIKTAVRRRK encoded by the exons CAGCCAGGCCTGATCAGTCGAGTGACAGATACAGTGAAGAGCATAGTCCCCTCCTGGCTGCACAAATACTTCAAAAATGGAGATGTTGCAGAGGGTGAAGGAGCTGCAGTCAGGGTGGAGCGGAACAATGTTGCTCCTCCCCCCAATGGCAATGATGATGCCGCCCCACACCCAGATGGACGAGACTCTCCAGAGCCGAGCACAAGTAACACAG AACCATCTACAAGCAGAGCATCATTGAACTTTCAGGATGCTCTGTCAAGACCCCCACTCAATCGCACACACCTGCATTTCTCCTCTCTGGACGGCTCCCCTGCACTAGGGGACTCAAGTTTCCTCTTCTCACAGCCCTCCACATCTACAGCACCCTTTTCGGGAAGCCCTTTCGCTGTAACCTCCAACTTTTCCCTGGTGAAGGAGATTAAAGATTCAAGCTCTCAGCATGAGGATGACAACATCTCCACCACCAGTGGCTTTTCGTCACGTGCATCTGATAAAG ATGTGCCCACATCAAAGACGGTGCCACTCCTCTGGTCTCCAGAGACGGAACGCATCCACTCTGGATCACAACCATCTCAGTCTGGCATTAAGAAACCAGCCTTCAACCTGTCAGTCTTCGGCACTTCCACATCA TCAGTGTTGAACAGTTCAGTGCTGAACTCCAGTCAGTTGGGGGATTCACCCTTCTACCCAGGGAAGACCACATATGGAGGAGCATCTGCGATCAGAACAGCGCGTACACGACCTGCTACCCCTTACCAG CCTCCAGTTAGAAGACAGATAAAAGCAAAGCCAGCTGGAGCTCAACCTTGTGGAGTAACCAGCGCGACAGCTAGACGCATTCTTCAGTCCCTGGAACGCATGTCCAGCCCTCTTGCT GATGCAAAAAGAATTCCGTCTTCAGTTTCTTCACCTTTGTCAACA TCATTGAATCACACAGACCTTGACATTTCAAATTTCCAGTCGAAGAGGAAAAGG CTGGAGTCGTCTGTCCCTCCTGTGCAGAAGCTGGTGGTCCCAGCAGCTGCTGCAGTGTCTGGTAACCGCTCAATATCCTTCAGACCATCACTCACCCCAGGTGGAGTAAACAGAGTTGTCGAAAAAATCAACAGAGGGACT CCTGTACGACAATCACCTCTGGTTTCAGAGCAGGCCTCCCCTCCAAG CACCCCAGCGGCCAGCAGCTCTGGTTCAGGAGGGGGCAAAATGAAGAGGGAAAGGACCGCAAGACCTTCCACCAAACGACCCGACGATGAG GTTGCTGAGGAACCAGTTTTACCACCCGCCTCTCTCCCCAGCAATTTCACATTGCCCACCTTTAATTTCTCCTCTCCTCCCCCCAACACGCTGACCTCCACCACAACACCACTTAAAACTGTCTCTGAAGTACCTGCAGCAAACAAG GAGCCAGCTGCACCATCCACACCCCCATCTGTCCCCTTCACATTTTCTTCACCTATTGTCAAGGCAACAGCTGCCAGCCCTCCATCTTTTTCTCCATCA TCTGGATTCACCTTCAGTGCGCCTACCATGAAAACCATTCCTTCTTTCTCCAACGGGAAAATCACCCCAACAGTAGCACCAG TCAAATCAGCTGCCAGTCAAGAAAAGGAATTTGAAGGACCCTTCAAACCTGCAGAAGTCTTAAAACAGGGGAGTGTATTGGATATACTTAAGGGACCTG GATTTTCGTCCCCTGCTCAGAGCTCAGCTGACAAACCCTTACAGACTGCATCATTGATGCAGAGTACAACATCTGCTCCTCTTTCTGGTTTTGGTGACAAGTTTAGACCTCCTGCAGGTTCATGGAGCTGTGGCACTTGCCTGTTGCAAAATAAGTCCTCAGACAAAAAATGTGTGGCTTGTCTCGCACCACAACCCATTACAGACTCTGCCTCTAAATTGGACAGTAAACCTGCAGAGACCTCTGCAAGCATCAGTTCCCTCTTTGCCCCTCCAGCTGGTAGCTGGGAATGTGACACATGTCTGGTCAGGAACAAAACAGAAGTGGTTAAATGCGTAGCTTGTGACACAGCCAAACCTGGGATTGGAGTGAAATCCAGTCTGACTTTACCGACTCTCTCTGAGACCTCCTCCACCCTCTCTGCTGCCCCCATAACCACCACAAGCACCACTTCTTCTACAGCAACTGGACTGTTAGGATTTGGGGACAAATTTAAGAAGCCAGAGGGGGCTTGGGACTGTGATGTGTGCTGTGTTCAAAACAAGGCACAGGATGTGAAATGTGTGTCCTGTCAGACCCCTAAACCAG GAGCTGTAGCTACAGCTTCAGTGGTCCTGACTCCTGCCTCTGCACCTGCAAGCACTGCTGCACCTTTGATAGGATTCAGAGACAAGTTCAAGAAACCTGAAGGGAGCTGGGAGTGCGAGGTGTGCTGTGTTCAGAATAAGGCAGATGACCAGCAGTGTGTGGCCTGCCAGTCAGCAAAACCAGGAGCTAAAATAGAATCCAAAG GTTTTAGTTCTTCCTTTGGTGTTCAGTCCAACAGTACAAACTCATCTGGTTTCAAGTTTGGTACCAGCTCTACGGACTCAACCTCTGCTGGACTAAAGTTTGGGGGCACTTTTTCAGATACTACTTCCACCACAGGGGGATTTCAATTTGCATTTGGGTCCTCTAGTGACTCCACCTCAAATTCAGGATCCTTTAAATTTGGGGGCTCATCCTCTGTTGCCTCTTCTGGTGGAATCAAACTTGGCAGTACCTCCTCAGAAACCACATCAACAAGCACAAATTCAACAGGGGGCTTTACATTTGGTAGTTCTTTGGCCACAACTCCTGCGTTTACAAGTGAAGAGAAGGCTGAGTCTCAGGATTCTAGTGCAGGATTTAAATTTGGTGGCAGTGGTGGAATCACCTTTGGCTCTCAAGCTGCTGGCTCTGAAAACTCTGGTTTTTCATTTGGAGATAAACCTATTGAGAAAACAAGTTCCAATTCATCATTTAGTTTCTCAGTGCCCGAGTCCAAGGCAGAGAAAGATGATGTTCCTGCTCCCTCAGAAACagtttcaacaacaacaacatcaggAAACGGCATCCCTGTTTTTGGAAAAGTAGCTGAATCTTCTCCAGCTGCCCCAAAGTTTGGGGAACCAGCAGCAAAAGAGCCAACACAGGTGACGTCTAACTTCACCTTTGGAAAACCAGAAGGGAAAAAAGATACCTCAGTGCCCTCTGGTACATTCTTATTCAGTGCTCCCAAGGAAGCTGAGATATCAACGCCATCCTTGGGCTTCTCTTTCAGCAAGCTGGACCCTCCAAAAGATCTCCCCAAGCCTACATTTGCGTTTGGTAAATCTGCTGAATCAACAGAACCCCAGAAGCCATCATTCGGTTTTGGACAGAGTGTTGCAG ACACGTCTGCTCCAAAGCCAACTTTTGGCTTCATGGCCAACTCTTCAAGCACCCCTGCTTCCTCCAGCTCCACCCCCAGCCTTTTTGGCAACCCCACTACCTCTTCTCTGGCCCCCACCCCTCCTCCAACAAGTACCTTTATATTTGGCCAGAGTTCCTCTTCTGAACCTATCCCAGCAAAGACTTTTATGTTTGGACAGCAACAGGACAGCCTGCCAGCACCTcccgcagcaccttctgctgcaccTGCCCCAGCGCAACCTTTCCAATTCGGCTCGGGCTCAAACTCTGCCACCCCTGCTTTCACTTTTGGTGCTGCCGCATCCTCCATGCCAACCTCTGCTG TTCCTGCTCCCTCTGCCAACCCTTCCCCATTTGTCTTCAGTTCTGCCACACCCACATCTGGCTTTGGCTCTGGCCAGACCCCCATCTTTGGACAGGGCACGTCTCAGACCAGCGCTCCTGCGTTTGGGTCAGCAGCACCTTCATTCCCAGCCACAGCCTCCCCTGCCTTCGGAGCCAAGCCCAGTTCTGCCCCTGTATTTGGCCAGCAAGCCAACCCTGCACCTACATTTGGATCTGCTGCTGCTGCCTCCACAGGCCAAG GAGGGTTTCAGTTTGGAAGCACTGGTGGCTTTGGGTCATCAGGGAGCAGCAGTGGCGTGTTTGGCTTTGGCGCTGGATCAGCAGCTCCAGCAACACCTGCAGTCAGTCCAGCCATGTCCACTTTAAATGCTCCCACTGGAGGATTCAGCTTTGGTCAGACCCCTTCCTTTAACATTGG GTCAGCAAAGAGTTCATTCACCGCAACACCATCTGGACAGAATTCAATCATTGGGCGCAAAATCAAAACTGCTGTTCGACGCAGGAAATAG